Proteins co-encoded in one Chloroflexota bacterium genomic window:
- a CDS encoding class I SAM-dependent methyltransferase, with amino-acid sequence MASDWYAFRGFDPAMVRDARAWYAQFLPSAGRILDIGCGRGEFLDVAAAAGMETHGVDLDRAMLAHAATHRVIEAEALDYLQATPETFDVVSALHVIEHFPVDEGAALVRLGGSRLVPGGSLIVATPNPGSLPTIAHEFWKDPTHVRPYDLELLEFLCRDAGLDVHASGVNPTSARGLPVTLGDLDITEDPPPDRNAPPDEDRVTRWLGGRVARSRYAADLEAALHAVSAELQHTRDELTRVAAILRRALEVAYEPSEIYVVARRSPE; translated from the coding sequence ATGGCGTCCGACTGGTACGCCTTCCGCGGGTTCGACCCCGCGATGGTCCGCGACGCGCGCGCGTGGTACGCCCAATTCCTCCCGTCGGCGGGGCGAATCCTCGACATCGGCTGCGGTCGGGGCGAGTTTCTGGACGTGGCGGCCGCCGCTGGAATGGAAACCCACGGCGTCGACCTGGACAGGGCCATGCTGGCGCACGCCGCGACTCACCGGGTGATCGAGGCTGAGGCGCTGGACTATCTGCAGGCGACGCCCGAGACGTTCGACGTGGTGAGCGCCCTGCACGTCATCGAGCACTTTCCGGTGGACGAAGGCGCGGCGCTGGTGCGGCTCGGCGGAAGCCGCCTGGTCCCCGGTGGATCGTTGATCGTGGCCACGCCGAATCCGGGCAGCTTGCCGACAATTGCGCACGAGTTCTGGAAGGACCCGACCCACGTGCGGCCTTACGACTTGGAGTTGCTCGAGTTCCTGTGCCGGGACGCGGGACTCGACGTGCATGCGTCCGGGGTCAATCCAACGTCCGCGCGCGGCCTGCCGGTAACGCTCGGCGATCTTGACATAACGGAGGATCCGCCACCGGATCGCAACGCGCCGCCCGACGAAGACCGCGTGACGCGGTGGCTGGGCGGTCGCGTGGCGCGGTCGCGCTACGCGGCGGACCTGGAGGCGGCGCTGCACGCGGTGAGCGCCGAATTGCAGCACACGCGCGACGAGTTGACGCGGGTGGCGGCCATCCTGCGGCGGGCGCTAGAGGTCGCCTATGAGCCGTCCGAAATCTACGTCGTGGCTCGCCGGTCCCCGGAGTGA
- a CDS encoding LCP family protein, producing the protein MPNRLMPDGSERLARRLHRAEIISLSASLAVFVVIGVIGLFVWRSNSAEPVTAAPQSTPTVVARPVATEPPPAPTAATPAPTEAVQVDIEPPPVAEQVEQPNPLDLIQTWPGDRPFSLLLLGLDQRPGEASGRTDAMVLTRIEPANNSAALISIPRDLCIATCRTDPYRINSVYQNEGPDVLRQRVGEIVGIKVDYVMVFDFYGFRRLVDFFGGVEVDVTTTIYDESYPNATDTGFEPLYIPAGVNHFDGDMALRYARSRHQDGAIARDQRQQQILLALRDQLLTPRTILQWPNFLERLRDTFKTDVPFELVPSMLKLALSIDSSRVVQGAVGFDRGLSRTVIAENGAYVLEPNVPLIQAYAAELIRNGEALPAMEGTAASPEFADRQHLEP; encoded by the coding sequence ATGCCTAACCGCCTGATGCCCGACGGTTCCGAGCGCCTCGCCAGGCGTCTGCACCGCGCCGAAATCATAAGCCTCAGCGCCTCGTTGGCGGTCTTCGTCGTCATCGGCGTCATTGGGCTGTTCGTGTGGCGCAGCAACAGTGCCGAGCCTGTCACTGCCGCGCCTCAATCAACCCCCACCGTCGTGGCGCGTCCGGTCGCCACCGAGCCGCCGCCGGCGCCCACCGCGGCAACCCCCGCACCAACCGAGGCAGTCCAGGTGGACATCGAACCGCCCCCGGTCGCCGAACAGGTGGAGCAGCCCAATCCGCTCGACCTGATCCAGACGTGGCCCGGCGATCGGCCGTTCTCCCTGCTGCTGCTGGGTCTCGACCAGCGGCCCGGAGAGGCCAGCGGTCGCACCGACGCCATGGTGCTCACTCGAATCGAGCCGGCCAACAACTCCGCGGCGCTGATCTCCATCCCGCGCGATTTGTGCATCGCCACCTGCCGCACGGACCCCTACCGCATCAACTCCGTCTACCAGAATGAGGGTCCCGATGTCCTCCGACAGCGCGTGGGAGAAATCGTGGGGATCAAGGTGGACTATGTGATGGTCTTCGACTTCTACGGCTTCCGGCGGCTCGTCGACTTCTTTGGCGGCGTCGAAGTCGACGTGACCACCACGATCTACGACGAGAGCTATCCCAACGCTACCGACACCGGGTTCGAGCCCCTGTATATCCCCGCCGGCGTCAACCACTTCGATGGCGATATGGCGCTGCGCTACGCGCGCTCGCGCCATCAGGACGGGGCCATCGCCCGCGATCAGCGGCAACAGCAGATTCTCCTCGCCCTGCGGGATCAGCTATTGACCCCGCGCACGATCTTGCAGTGGCCCAACTTCCTGGAGCGCCTGCGCGACACCTTCAAGACCGACGTGCCGTTCGAGCTGGTCCCCTCCATGCTCAAGCTCGCGCTCTCGATCGACTCGTCGCGCGTGGTTCAGGGCGCGGTCGGGTTCGATCGCGGGCTATCGCGCACGGTTATCGCCGAAAACGGCGCCTACGTGCTCGAACCCAACGTGCCCCTCATCCAGGCCTACGCCGCCGAGCTGATCCGCAACGGCGAGGCCCTGCCGGCAATGGAAGGCACCGCCGCCAGTCCCGAATTCGCCGACCGGCAGCACCTGGAGCCGTAA
- a CDS encoding phytanoyl-CoA dioxygenase family protein translates to MQPIPSVHELFMHVWRLEHVGYTAVPNAISPERLEPIRERFDALIADYENVPSAVVDGASTSVKGFGSIDLHRFFELDPLFEDFMDLPTVLPIVQAARNHDVVLLSSGMGNYRAPNSPAATLWHRDGGPYMRLTIYLDDVTEEVGPTAVVPGSHRDPNRPPPWANHDNQPRALPGMVPLTAPAGTCLINDTNIWHTAMPNRSSRPRRLVWVVYKWSTQVYDVRPEWHHTPEFIARQTDPVRRALLGCTD, encoded by the coding sequence ATGCAACCCATTCCCAGCGTGCACGAGCTGTTCATGCACGTGTGGCGGCTTGAGCACGTCGGCTACACGGCGGTGCCCAACGCCATCAGCCCCGAGCGCCTGGAACCGATTCGCGAGCGCTTCGACGCGCTGATCGCCGATTACGAAAACGTGCCGTCGGCGGTGGTGGACGGCGCGTCGACGTCGGTCAAGGGCTTCGGGTCGATCGACCTCCACCGCTTTTTCGAGCTCGATCCACTGTTCGAGGACTTCATGGACCTGCCCACTGTGCTGCCGATCGTGCAGGCGGCGCGAAACCACGACGTGGTCCTCTTGTCGAGTGGGATGGGCAACTACCGGGCGCCTAACTCGCCGGCCGCGACGCTGTGGCACCGCGACGGCGGACCCTACATGCGCCTCACGATCTACCTGGACGACGTGACCGAGGAGGTCGGGCCGACGGCGGTGGTGCCCGGCAGTCACAGGGACCCGAATCGTCCACCCCCGTGGGCCAATCACGACAACCAGCCACGGGCGCTGCCGGGCATGGTGCCGCTCACCGCGCCGGCGGGCACGTGCCTCATCAACGACACCAACATCTGGCACACCGCCATGCCCAACCGCTCGTCGCGCCCGCGCCGCCTGGTGTGGGTGGTCTACAAGTGGTCCACCCAGGTCTACGACGTGCGCCCCGAATGGCACCACACGCCGGAGTTCATCGCCCGCCAGACCGATCCGGTGCGGCGCGCGCTGCTGGGATGTACGGACTAG
- a CDS encoding Gfo/Idh/MocA family oxidoreductase: MAGAAAGPLQLALIGCGVMGGRLARAVARRSDCRLLWCVDRDLEAAMQLAAQLDGPRADDDVDGALHRTQVQAVLVATRPDSHAQLVAAAARARKHVFVEAPLATKLPDALHAHAAVRQAGVVAGVDFALRAAPGVALVRSTVPGPQSVVVRATVDSLADRWEGEAEHGGVLGTFGSHVLDMAAYLSGSRPLRVYGTGGRYVRRSGLPDTLTATIKFASGGVAQVVVGEFGRTVHGGTYWGAVDDGSRRAELWNDLTGVRVFEGERVVAETSEPPDQEAGLTAMLDAFIDAVRSGGRPLANSADGVRAVQLADGLYEAMRLGRAVDLERLA, encoded by the coding sequence ATGGCGGGCGCCGCCGCGGGTCCCTTGCAATTGGCTCTCATCGGGTGTGGCGTAATGGGCGGTCGCCTGGCCCGAGCGGTGGCGCGGCGATCCGACTGCCGGCTGCTGTGGTGCGTCGATCGTGATCTTGAGGCCGCCATGCAACTGGCGGCCCAGTTGGATGGCCCAAGGGCCGACGACGATGTCGACGGGGCGCTTCACCGGACCCAGGTCCAGGCCGTGCTGGTCGCGACCCGACCCGACTCGCACGCGCAACTGGTGGCGGCGGCGGCCCGCGCCCGAAAGCACGTGTTCGTGGAGGCGCCGCTGGCGACCAAGCTGCCCGACGCGCTGCACGCGCATGCGGCGGTGCGCCAGGCGGGCGTGGTGGCCGGCGTTGACTTCGCGTTGCGCGCGGCGCCGGGCGTTGCTCTGGTCCGCTCCACGGTGCCGGGACCGCAGTCGGTTGTGGTGCGCGCCACGGTCGACTCGCTGGCCGACCGGTGGGAGGGCGAGGCCGAGCACGGCGGCGTGCTCGGCACGTTCGGCAGCCATGTGCTCGATATGGCCGCCTATCTGTCCGGCTCGCGTCCGCTGCGCGTCTATGGAACCGGCGGTCGCTACGTGCGCCGTTCGGGGCTGCCGGACACCCTGACGGCGACCATCAAGTTTGCGAGTGGCGGCGTGGCGCAGGTGGTGGTTGGCGAATTCGGGCGCACCGTCCACGGTGGAACCTATTGGGGCGCGGTGGACGACGGGTCGCGCCGCGCCGAGCTTTGGAACGACCTGACGGGAGTCCGCGTGTTCGAAGGTGAGCGGGTCGTGGCTGAGACGTCGGAGCCGCCGGACCAGGAAGCCGGCCTCACCGCGATGCTGGACGCATTCATCGACGCCGTGCGCAGCGGCGGCCGGCCCCTGGCCAACAGCGCCGACGGCGTGCGGGCCGTGCAATTGGCCGACGGACTCTACGAGGCCATGCGCCTGGGACGCGCGGTGGACCTGGAGCGATTGGCGTAG